One Brevibacillus choshinensis genomic window carries:
- a CDS encoding VOC family protein, which translates to MKIIVTSIFVQDQDKALAFYTKTLGFVKKHDVPVGEFRWITLVSPDDQDGTELLLEPNNNPAAKEYQQKIFAGGIPATMFGVANVREEYERLMEHGVKFTMAPTKMGEITLAVFDDTCGNLIQIMQK; encoded by the coding sequence ATGAAAATCATTGTTACAAGCATATTCGTACAAGATCAAGACAAGGCATTGGCGTTTTATACAAAAACGCTGGGCTTTGTAAAAAAGCATGACGTTCCCGTCGGAGAATTTAGATGGATCACCCTTGTATCTCCCGATGATCAAGACGGTACCGAGCTTTTGCTCGAACCGAATAACAATCCGGCAGCAAAAGAGTACCAACAGAAGATATTTGCCGGGGGCATCCCAGCAACCATGTTCGGTGTTGCAAACGTTCGCGAAGAGTATGAACGATTAATGGAACACGGAGTGAAGTTTACGATGGCGCCGACAAAAATGGGCGAAATCACTTTGGCTGTTTTCGATGATACATGCGGCAACCTTATTCAGATCATGCAAAAGTAA
- a CDS encoding histidine phosphatase family protein has protein sequence MKHIYLVRHCKAAGQAPDAPLTELGVQQADQLASFLSDKAIDSIISSPFERAVRTIKPFADKQGLDIVRDDRLTERVLSDQDLPDWYEMLRKTFDDLDLSYAGGESSRFAMNRVSSVVADVLNGPQQRTVIVSHGNLISLLLKHFDDRIGFKEWEALSNPDVYLLTFEDDSANIQRIWMD, from the coding sequence ATGAAGCACATCTATCTCGTTCGTCATTGCAAAGCAGCCGGGCAAGCGCCTGACGCTCCCTTGACCGAGCTTGGCGTACAGCAGGCGGATCAGCTCGCATCATTCCTCTCCGACAAAGCGATCGATTCCATCATCTCCAGCCCATTTGAAAGAGCTGTCCGTACCATCAAGCCTTTCGCCGATAAGCAGGGTCTGGATATTGTACGAGATGACAGATTGACCGAAAGAGTATTGTCGGATCAAGACCTTCCCGACTGGTACGAGATGCTTCGCAAGACTTTTGATGATCTCGACTTGAGCTACGCTGGCGGAGAATCCAGTCGCTTTGCCATGAATCGCGTGAGCAGCGTGGTCGCCGACGTTTTGAACGGACCTCAGCAGCGTACGGTTATCGTATCGCACGGCAACCTGATCTCCCTGCTTCTCAAGCACTTTGACGACCGGATCGGTTTCAAGGAGTGGGAGGCCCTCTCCAATCCGGATGTGTACTTGCTTACGTTTGAAGACGATTCAGCGAACATTCAGCGCATTTGGATGGATTGA
- a CDS encoding SDR family NAD(P)-dependent oxidoreductase: protein MARVKKAYGRLDVLVNNAGIILDRGISVLDVEESVMKETFETNFFGALRLIQAAVPLMKANRYGRIVNLSSGLGSFEILQGMLGLKGSSSAYRMSKTMLNAMTCLVAQEVADFGIKVNAVCPGRVQTDMGGADAPQTVEQGADTAVWLATIGDEGPNGGYFRDRQQIDW, encoded by the coding sequence ATGGCGCGAGTAAAAAAAGCGTACGGTCGGCTGGATGTGCTCGTGAACAATGCGGGAATTATTCTCGACAGGGGAATATCCGTACTGGACGTAGAAGAATCTGTCATGAAGGAAACGTTTGAGACCAATTTTTTCGGTGCTTTGCGCCTGATTCAAGCCGCTGTCCCTCTGATGAAAGCCAACCGCTATGGACGCATCGTCAATCTTTCATCGGGCCTGGGTTCCTTTGAGATTCTGCAGGGCATGCTGGGTCTGAAAGGCTCGTCCTCCGCCTACCGCATGTCAAAAACCATGCTCAATGCCATGACCTGTCTGGTCGCCCAAGAAGTCGCTGATTTCGGCATCAAAGTGAACGCGGTCTGTCCAGGCAGAGTGCAGACAGACATGGGCGGAGCAGACGCGCCACAAACTGTCGAGCAAGGTGCGGATACGGCTGTCTGGTTAGCGACGATCGGTGACGAGGGGCCCAATGGCGGCTACTTTCGTGATCGCCAGCAGATTGACTGGTAA
- a CDS encoding MerR family transcriptional regulator: MIQQGVIPIHISELSRRTGVSLRSLRYYEEKELLRPSRQENGYRDFDESDIERVRIIQLYFSLGLKTSDILSFFDCAFGEEIKQECLPNAIRVGERKLEEIKQQIETLRKAESLLEENLASWRKIMHEGDGLNES; the protein is encoded by the coding sequence ATGATCCAGCAAGGAGTGATTCCTATCCATATTAGCGAGTTGTCTCGCAGAACGGGAGTGAGTCTTCGTTCTCTGCGCTACTACGAGGAAAAAGAGCTGCTGAGGCCAAGCCGTCAGGAAAACGGCTACCGTGACTTCGACGAATCTGATATCGAACGGGTACGTATCATCCAGCTTTACTTCAGTCTTGGTCTTAAGACTTCGGATATCCTCTCCTTTTTTGATTGTGCATTCGGTGAGGAGATCAAGCAGGAATGCCTGCCCAATGCCATCCGCGTGGGTGAAAGGAAGCTGGAAGAAATCAAGCAGCAAATCGAAACCTTGCGCAAAGCCGAATCGCTGTTGGAGGAAAATCTGGCGAGCTGGAGAAAAATCATGCACGAAGGAGACGGTTTAAATGAGTCATGA
- the bshB2 gene encoding bacillithiol biosynthesis deacetylase BshB2 — MERHILVVLPHPDDEAFGLSGTLAKHIKNGTRVTYACLTLGEMGRNMGIPPFATRVTLPSIRKKELEESCRAIGIQDLRMLGFHDKTIEFEDQDLLDAKINAIIQEVRPSLIFTFYPGYSVHPDHDATGAAVVRTVGRLPKEERPRVLCLAFAKNLEQGIGKPDVLTDVKEFLPQKVQSILAHRSQFQLAELLNTNDYMSKEIQDRFGTERFWTYSFE; from the coding sequence ATGGAACGACATATTTTGGTTGTGCTGCCTCATCCGGATGACGAGGCGTTCGGTTTATCAGGGACGTTAGCCAAGCATATAAAGAACGGCACTCGTGTCACCTATGCATGCCTGACGCTGGGGGAGATGGGGCGAAACATGGGAATTCCGCCTTTTGCCACAAGGGTGACGCTCCCGTCCATTCGCAAAAAAGAGCTGGAAGAATCGTGCCGCGCAATCGGCATCCAGGATCTGCGCATGCTCGGTTTTCACGATAAAACGATCGAATTCGAGGATCAGGATCTGCTGGACGCCAAGATCAACGCGATCATCCAGGAAGTGCGCCCTTCGCTGATCTTTACCTTCTACCCAGGCTACAGTGTTCACCCGGACCATGATGCAACGGGTGCCGCTGTCGTTCGCACAGTAGGTAGACTTCCGAAAGAAGAAAGACCCCGCGTGCTCTGCTTGGCGTTTGCCAAGAACCTGGAGCAGGGAATAGGCAAACCCGATGTGCTGACTGATGTGAAGGAATTTTTGCCGCAGAAGGTCCAGTCCATACTCGCTCACCGCTCTCAATTCCAGCTTGCGGAGTTATTGAATACCAACGATTACATGTCCAAAGAAATTCAGGACCGTTTTGGAACCGAGCGTTTCTGGACGTATTCCTTTGAGTAA
- a CDS encoding YojF family protein: MQLINHSEVQRRIDNLKDQDLYIHLEMTTGAYAAHFDSSKHPAANFITNAIIRYSHGSISGSGPYRVGLKMEQGWIYSEGLTHFEETEPERLIMAGHDSQGKLIVSLQLSREPF; this comes from the coding sequence ATGCAGCTTATCAATCACTCGGAAGTACAGCGTAGGATTGACAACCTGAAAGATCAAGATCTGTATATCCACCTCGAGATGACAACGGGAGCCTATGCCGCCCATTTCGATAGCTCCAAGCATCCAGCAGCAAACTTCATCACCAATGCCATCATACGTTATTCTCATGGCTCCATTTCCGGAAGCGGACCCTACCGCGTCGGTCTGAAAATGGAACAGGGCTGGATTTACTCCGAAGGTTTGACCCATTTCGAAGAGACCGAGCCAGAGCGATTGATCATGGCTGGTCATGACAGCCAGGGCAAATTGATCGTATCCTTGCAGCTTAGCCGGGAGCCTTTTTAA
- a CDS encoding LysR family transcriptional regulator, whose translation MEIKQLLTFKMAAENLNFTQTAKMLNFAQSSVTAQIKTLEEELGTRLFERLGKRLVLTEEGRKFKLYADKMIALADEAATAVKSSEEQGGTIVIGAQESQCTYRLPPILRKFKSQFPHVKLVFQPAHSDQQTRERLLNGTLDIAFIMDVPRPDHAVTVEPLVKERMIMVCSHDHPLLRLTKVLPSDLEQETLLLTETGCSYRTLLEESFQKAGVYPSTKFEFVSIEAIKQCVIAGIGIALLPAMAVGKELKAGQLMELPWQWSEGDLYTQLAWHKDKWLTPPLLAFMECTREVFRAEHLAPSRHLDIRDEVF comes from the coding sequence ATGGAGATCAAGCAGCTCCTCACCTTTAAAATGGCGGCAGAAAATCTGAACTTCACCCAAACCGCAAAGATGCTCAATTTCGCTCAATCGAGTGTCACCGCGCAGATCAAAACGCTGGAGGAAGAGCTGGGAACCCGCTTGTTTGAACGTCTGGGAAAGCGTCTGGTATTGACGGAGGAAGGGCGAAAGTTCAAGCTCTATGCAGATAAAATGATCGCACTTGCAGACGAGGCGGCCACTGCTGTCAAAAGCTCGGAGGAGCAGGGCGGGACCATCGTGATCGGCGCTCAGGAAAGCCAGTGCACCTATCGTCTCCCGCCGATACTGCGCAAATTCAAGTCGCAGTTTCCCCACGTGAAGCTGGTCTTTCAACCCGCTCACTCCGATCAGCAAACGAGAGAACGGCTCTTGAATGGCACGCTCGACATCGCTTTTATCATGGATGTGCCAAGGCCGGATCATGCCGTCACGGTGGAGCCTCTCGTCAAAGAACGGATGATCATGGTCTGTTCCCACGACCACCCATTGCTGCGCTTGACGAAAGTGCTCCCCAGTGACCTGGAGCAGGAAACGCTTTTGCTCACGGAGACGGGCTGCTCGTATCGAACCTTGCTGGAGGAATCCTTTCAAAAGGCAGGTGTCTACCCGTCCACGAAATTTGAATTTGTCAGCATTGAAGCCATCAAGCAATGCGTCATTGCCGGCATTGGCATCGCTCTGCTGCCTGCGATGGCGGTAGGAAAGGAACTGAAAGCGGGGCAGCTAATGGAGCTCCCTTGGCAGTGGTCGGAGGGCGATCTCTATACCCAGCTCGCCTGGCACAAGGATAAGTGGCTGACTCCCCCGCTTCTTGCCTTTATGGAATGCACACGGGAAGTTTTTCGAGCAGAACACTTAGCCCCCTCTCGTCATCTTGACATCAGAGATGAGGTTTTCTAA
- a CDS encoding flavodoxin family protein, translating to MSIAVIYGGTRANGNTELLTERAIEGLTVDRIHLKEYTIRPIEDMRHDEKGFTELDDDYTAVLDRMLEHDILLFATPIYWYSMSGQMKNFIDRWSQTLRDKKRPHFRESMKTKTGYVIAVGGDEPNLKGLALVQQFQHIFGFMGTRYGGYVLGEGNRPGDILNDQVALHAADQLRSKLLQHGEKL from the coding sequence ATGTCCATAGCTGTCATCTACGGGGGAACCCGCGCGAATGGAAATACAGAGCTTTTGACGGAAAGAGCGATCGAGGGCCTGACGGTTGATCGCATTCATTTGAAGGAGTATACGATTCGTCCCATTGAAGATATGCGCCATGACGAAAAAGGCTTTACAGAGCTGGACGACGATTACACGGCTGTTTTAGATCGCATGCTGGAGCACGACATCCTGCTGTTTGCTACACCGATCTACTGGTACAGCATGTCAGGGCAGATGAAAAACTTCATCGATCGCTGGTCACAGACACTGAGAGATAAGAAGCGACCGCACTTTCGCGAGAGCATGAAAACCAAAACCGGGTACGTGATCGCTGTTGGCGGGGACGAGCCGAATTTGAAGGGGCTGGCCCTCGTGCAGCAATTCCAGCATATCTTTGGGTTTATGGGCACGCGGTACGGCGGCTATGTTTTAGGAGAAGGGAACCGCCCTGGTGATATCCTGAACGATCAGGTAGCCTTGCATGCCGCCGATCAGCTGCGGAGCAAGCTCCTGCAGCATGGCGAAAAGTTATAA
- a CDS encoding DUF3231 family protein — MSFQKPQVKPTNIELSCTEIGGLWGVYFQEGMAVCFLTYLLHHLQDGEIVPLAEEALKISQGRIEKIKDFFVAENFPVPAGFSEGDVNLAAPPLFHDTFTLSFIYMMNRLGMINFAFTASNNVRLDVLDFFNECIHTSTEMFGKAVRLMLEKGIYDRPPKMNYPNKIEYVQKVSFIDGIIGAKRPLNAIELSEIFFNIERNYFSVILMLGFAQVMEDKELKNIIIRGKNISQQQIELFNSLLLQEELLGTVPISMEVTASTVSPFSDKFIMSMINVLNSVDILLISHALSVTMRADLSAHYAKIITDVMAYAKDTYDIMVERKWLEQPPLTTNREQLMKS, encoded by the coding sequence ATGTCGTTTCAGAAACCTCAGGTGAAGCCAACAAATATCGAATTAAGCTGTACGGAAATCGGGGGACTCTGGGGCGTTTATTTCCAAGAAGGCATGGCGGTATGTTTCCTCACCTACTTACTGCATCATCTTCAAGATGGGGAGATTGTTCCGTTGGCGGAAGAGGCGCTGAAGATTTCGCAAGGACGAATAGAAAAAATCAAAGATTTTTTTGTTGCTGAAAATTTCCCGGTACCAGCGGGTTTTTCAGAAGGGGATGTGAATTTAGCTGCCCCTCCGCTTTTCCACGACACGTTTACCCTGAGTTTCATCTACATGATGAATCGGTTGGGTATGATTAACTTCGCATTCACTGCTTCCAATAACGTTCGGCTCGATGTGCTGGATTTTTTCAATGAATGCATACATACGTCTACCGAGATGTTCGGCAAAGCGGTGCGCTTGATGCTGGAGAAAGGCATTTATGACCGCCCGCCGAAAATGAACTACCCGAATAAAATCGAGTACGTCCAGAAAGTCTCATTCATAGACGGGATCATTGGCGCGAAACGACCTCTAAATGCCATAGAGTTATCCGAAATATTCTTCAATATTGAGCGTAACTATTTTTCCGTTATTCTCATGCTCGGGTTTGCACAGGTAATGGAAGATAAAGAATTGAAAAATATCATTATCAGAGGCAAAAACATCAGCCAACAGCAAATCGAGTTATTTAACAGTCTACTGTTGCAGGAGGAGCTGCTTGGTACGGTACCCATCAGCATGGAAGTGACAGCATCCACTGTTTCTCCCTTTTCCGATAAGTTTATCATGTCGATGATCAATGTATTGAACTCGGTGGACATCCTCTTGATTTCACATGCCCTTTCGGTGACGATGCGAGCCGACCTCTCCGCTCACTACGCTAAAATCATCACTGATGTGATGGCGTACGCCAAAGATACGTATGATATTATGGTGGAACGAAAATGGCTGGAACAACCGCCTCTTACGACGAATCGAGAGCAGCTGATGAAATCCTAA
- a CDS encoding type 1 glutamine amidotransferase family protein produces the protein MKEVLIFITDGFADWEASYVSSELNKPGTGYRVKTIAIDREPKSSMGGLTVLPDYSVQEFNPNSDIAMLIIPGGTEWREAKNQQAKEMVDYCVSKDIPVAAICDATTFLGNHGYLDHHKHTGNTLPYLKQGAPNYRGDQHYVDAQSVRDENLITANGSGALEFSRHILERLGVLKGEELNEWYEIFKKGYFPS, from the coding sequence TTGAAGGAAGTGCTCATTTTTATAACGGATGGTTTTGCTGATTGGGAGGCGAGTTACGTCAGTTCAGAGCTGAACAAGCCAGGAACCGGATATCGCGTAAAGACGATCGCAATTGATCGTGAGCCGAAGAGTTCGATGGGGGGGTTAACCGTCCTTCCAGATTATAGCGTGCAAGAATTCAATCCGAATTCCGATATCGCCATGTTAATCATACCTGGCGGAACGGAATGGAGAGAAGCAAAGAATCAGCAAGCAAAAGAAATGGTTGACTATTGTGTGAGCAAGGACATTCCTGTCGCAGCCATCTGTGATGCTACCACTTTTTTGGGAAACCACGGATATTTGGATCATCACAAACATACAGGCAATACGTTGCCTTATTTGAAGCAAGGAGCTCCGAATTACAGAGGAGATCAACATTATGTAGATGCCCAGTCTGTCCGTGACGAGAATCTGATCACGGCGAATGGAAGCGGTGCATTGGAGTTTTCAAGACATATCCTGGAGAGATTGGGTGTATTGAAAGGCGAAGAATTGAACGAATGGTACGAAATATTTAAAAAGGGCTACTTTCCCTCATAA
- the rlmD gene encoding 23S rRNA (uracil(1939)-C(5))-methyltransferase RlmD produces MKPNQKEQDASIRIGQQMTLTIKSLGINGEGIGYFKRKIVFVDKSLPGEVVHAEVTEVKEKYALARLLRVVEKSKSRTVPPCPVYEECGGCSLQHMDYQAQLASKREILVESLRKYARMENPPVADTIGMDNPWGYRNKAQFQVGKQEGKLIAGLYQTGSHKLVNLEGCQVQHDATSQIVQTAKQVLEELGIPVYDERKRTGVIRTIVARVAFGTGETQLTLVTATPDIPRVKELILELRTRLPQLVGITQNVNAQKTSLVFGDKTTSLWGKPTIAEKLGDLSFALSARAFFQLNPEQTKKLYDQVKDAAGLTGKELVLDLYCGTGTIGLWLAPYAREVRGIELIPEAVDDAKRNAEHNQIGNASFHVGRAEQLMPKWAKQGVRPDVVVVDPPRTGLDDALIRSLLDVTPEKIVYVSCNPSTLAKDISKLLAKYKLVSVQPVDMFPHTSHVEAVVRLDRI; encoded by the coding sequence ATGAAACCGAATCAAAAGGAACAAGATGCCAGCATCCGAATCGGCCAGCAAATGACCTTGACCATCAAAAGTCTGGGTATCAACGGCGAAGGGATCGGCTATTTCAAACGAAAAATCGTGTTTGTCGATAAATCATTGCCGGGAGAAGTCGTGCATGCCGAGGTCACCGAGGTCAAAGAAAAGTATGCGCTCGCCCGTTTGCTGCGGGTCGTAGAAAAATCGAAATCCCGGACCGTCCCCCCTTGTCCGGTCTATGAGGAATGCGGGGGCTGCAGCTTGCAGCACATGGACTATCAGGCGCAGCTCGCGAGCAAGCGCGAGATCCTGGTCGAATCGCTGCGCAAGTACGCTCGCATGGAAAATCCACCTGTCGCGGACACGATCGGAATGGACAATCCGTGGGGCTATCGCAACAAAGCCCAATTCCAGGTCGGAAAACAGGAAGGCAAGCTCATCGCAGGTCTGTACCAGACGGGCAGCCACAAGCTGGTCAATCTGGAAGGCTGTCAGGTGCAGCACGATGCCACGAGTCAGATTGTGCAGACAGCCAAGCAGGTTCTCGAGGAGCTGGGCATCCCTGTCTACGATGAGCGCAAACGAACAGGCGTCATTCGGACAATCGTGGCGCGGGTGGCTTTTGGGACCGGCGAGACACAGCTGACACTCGTCACAGCTACACCGGACATTCCTCGTGTGAAGGAGCTCATCCTGGAGCTCCGCACCCGACTCCCCCAGCTCGTCGGCATCACCCAAAACGTCAATGCGCAGAAAACCTCGCTCGTCTTTGGGGACAAAACCACTTCGCTGTGGGGCAAGCCAACCATCGCGGAGAAGCTGGGTGATCTTTCCTTCGCCCTGTCTGCCCGTGCCTTTTTTCAGCTCAACCCCGAGCAGACGAAAAAGCTGTACGACCAGGTGAAAGACGCGGCAGGCCTTACAGGCAAGGAGCTCGTGCTGGACCTGTACTGCGGGACAGGCACGATCGGGCTGTGGCTGGCGCCATACGCGCGTGAGGTGCGCGGGATCGAGCTCATTCCGGAAGCAGTGGACGATGCGAAGCGCAATGCCGAGCACAACCAGATCGGGAATGCCAGCTTCCACGTGGGACGCGCCGAGCAGCTCATGCCGAAATGGGCCAAGCAAGGCGTGCGCCCGGATGTCGTCGTGGTCGACCCGCCGCGGACAGGGCTCGATGACGCGTTGATTCGTTCTCTGCTGGATGTGACGCCCGAGAAGATCGTTTACGTGTCCTGTAATCCGTCCACGTTGGCGAAAGACATTTCCAAGCTGCTGGCGAAATACAAGCTGGTGAGCGTGCAGCCGGTGGATATGTTTCCGCATACGAGTCATGTGGAGGCCGTTGTAAGGCTTGATCGAATTTGA
- the ilvA gene encoding threonine ammonia-lyase IlvA, with amino-acid sequence MQTVTTVRVEDIVVANHALKDVVEKTPLQKNKVLSERYGCNVYLKREDLQVVRSFKIRGAYHFIRSLSAQERERGVVCASAGNHAQGVAFSCQQLQIQGTIFMPTTTPRQKVSQVKLFGGSYVEVVLVGDTFDDSFAEAMKYCLQEERTFVHPFDDPLVVAGQGTVGLEILNDMEEPVDFVFASIGGGGLVAGVGSYVKGVCPSTRVIGVEPAGAPSMKAALEQGDVVTLDEIDKFVDGAAVKQVGKLTLSICKDVLDDIVLVPEGKVCTTILELYNSSAIVVEPAGALSIAALDLYRDQIAGKNVVCVVSGGNNDIDRMQEIKERSLLHEGLKHYFVINFPQRAGALREFMEKVLGPHDDITRFEYTKKNNKENGPALVGIELKCQDDYGPLVTRMRQHGIRCVEITNDPYLFNLLI; translated from the coding sequence ATGCAGACAGTCACGACAGTCCGAGTAGAAGATATCGTAGTTGCCAATCATGCGTTGAAAGACGTGGTAGAAAAAACACCTCTGCAAAAGAACAAGGTGCTTTCCGAACGCTACGGCTGCAATGTGTATTTGAAAAGGGAAGATCTGCAGGTCGTGAGGTCGTTCAAAATTCGCGGCGCTTACCATTTTATCCGCAGCTTGTCGGCACAGGAGCGAGAGAGAGGCGTCGTCTGCGCAAGCGCGGGCAACCATGCGCAGGGAGTCGCGTTTTCCTGCCAGCAGCTGCAAATTCAAGGAACGATCTTCATGCCTACGACGACCCCTCGGCAAAAGGTGTCGCAGGTCAAGCTCTTCGGAGGCTCGTACGTGGAGGTCGTGCTGGTCGGTGATACCTTCGACGATTCCTTTGCCGAAGCCATGAAGTATTGCCTGCAGGAGGAGCGCACCTTTGTCCATCCTTTTGACGATCCGCTAGTCGTAGCGGGTCAAGGGACGGTCGGTCTGGAGATTTTGAATGACATGGAAGAGCCGGTCGATTTCGTTTTCGCGAGCATCGGAGGCGGAGGTTTGGTGGCAGGTGTCGGAAGCTACGTAAAAGGAGTGTGTCCCTCTACGCGTGTCATCGGTGTGGAGCCAGCAGGGGCGCCGTCGATGAAAGCGGCATTGGAACAGGGCGATGTGGTGACGCTGGACGAGATCGACAAGTTCGTGGATGGAGCAGCGGTGAAACAGGTTGGCAAGCTGACGCTGAGCATTTGCAAGGATGTGCTGGATGACATCGTGCTCGTGCCAGAGGGCAAGGTGTGCACGACCATCCTGGAGTTGTATAACAGCAGCGCTATCGTGGTGGAGCCGGCAGGTGCGCTCTCGATCGCCGCTCTCGATCTGTATCGTGATCAGATTGCAGGCAAAAACGTCGTTTGCGTGGTCAGCGGGGGAAACAACGATATCGACCGGATGCAGGAGATCAAGGAGCGCTCGCTGTTGCATGAAGGACTGAAACACTACTTCGTCATCAACTTCCCGCAGCGTGCAGGGGCATTGCGCGAGTTCATGGAAAAGGTGCTGGGGCCGCATGACGACATCACCCGCTTTGAATACACGAAAAAGAACAACAAGGAAAACGGTCCAGCCCTCGTCGGCATTGAGCTGAAGTGTCAGGACGATTACGGTCCGCTCGTGACGCGTATGAGGCAGCACGGCATCCGCTGCGTGGAAATCACCAACGATCCGTACCTGTTCAATCTGTTGATCTGA
- the yhfH gene encoding protein YhfH, which yields MTPITTFFRNLEAKCCAACGETIHEQAESYATECSSCQEKMSYDAYKYYHQKK from the coding sequence ATGACGCCGATCACCACTTTCTTTCGCAACCTGGAAGCAAAATGCTGTGCTGCTTGCGGCGAGACCATCCATGAGCAGGCAGAATCGTATGCAACCGAATGCTCCTCTTGCCAGGAGAAAATGAGCTACGATGCTTACAAGTACTACCACCAAAAGAAATAA
- a CDS encoding GNAT family N-acetyltransferase: MIIVPFTNDLIEDAAKLLALRHQKDRLAMPVLPTRFESERDAAQAIHAEWEKAGAQGVAAMEKGSLIGYLFGTRGENPARGRHVWMRMAGHSIAEGQPVDLYRDLYAAAAQLWVDEGYFAHYSLLPAHDAALANEWFRLGFGHEQVHGCLSLDAFEEGPAREWQVLGAQLRLATPKDRQALSDVSQWIRTYQAQSPIFGVALPEDAQTIRDGYARLGEDPDVDVWIVEKERRILSFQAYFPAEEEPAAMLVPSNGVELGVAATQPEFRGLGINHALTQHGLAQAKAKGKQYVLTDWRMTNLQSSRYWPRQGFLPIAYRLSRYIDPRIAWARG; encoded by the coding sequence TTGATCATCGTTCCATTTACCAACGATCTAATCGAAGATGCTGCAAAGCTCTTGGCATTACGCCATCAAAAAGATCGATTGGCTATGCCTGTGCTGCCAACTCGCTTTGAAAGCGAAAGGGATGCGGCACAAGCCATTCACGCGGAATGGGAAAAGGCGGGAGCACAAGGAGTCGCTGCGATGGAAAAAGGCTCCCTCATCGGGTATTTGTTTGGGACACGAGGAGAAAATCCAGCACGCGGAAGGCATGTCTGGATGAGGATGGCTGGGCATAGCATCGCCGAAGGGCAACCGGTTGATTTGTACAGAGACCTATATGCAGCGGCCGCGCAGCTCTGGGTGGATGAGGGGTACTTTGCCCATTATTCACTCCTTCCCGCACATGACGCAGCGCTGGCGAATGAGTGGTTCCGCCTTGGCTTTGGACATGAGCAAGTCCACGGCTGTCTGTCCCTTGATGCATTCGAGGAAGGACCGGCACGGGAATGGCAGGTGCTAGGTGCACAGCTTCGGCTGGCAACCCCAAAGGACCGCCAAGCGCTCTCTGACGTCTCGCAGTGGATTCGGACCTATCAGGCACAGTCACCGATTTTTGGCGTGGCTCTGCCAGAGGATGCTCAAACGATTCGGGACGGGTATGCGCGCCTGGGTGAGGATCCTGACGTGGATGTATGGATCGTTGAAAAAGAAAGACGGATCCTGTCCTTTCAAGCCTATTTCCCAGCGGAGGAGGAGCCTGCAGCCATGCTGGTGCCATCAAATGGGGTGGAGCTCGGCGTTGCGGCAACGCAGCCGGAGTTTCGCGGGCTTGGCATCAATCACGCTCTCACACAGCACGGCCTAGCGCAGGCAAAGGCAAAAGGCAAACAGTACGTTTTGACTGATTGGAGAATGACCAATCTGCAGTCTTCTCGTTATTGGCCGCGGCAAGGTTTTTTGCCAATCGCATACCGCTTGTCCCGATACATTGATCCGAGAATCGCTTGGGCGAGAGGATAA